The following are encoded together in the Pectobacterium punjabense genome:
- a CDS encoding SIS domain-containing protein, which yields MSVLNEIAWLLPELAERQQKIAQYILDNPEAILSMSSSRFAENAGVSQSAVIKFSQKIGMKGFPALKIVISEELGRNNQFKTYPHKALHNAISSEDSLMVMAQKLAHEKTAAIIDTTKKINFPIFQKVVDIINNAQRVQIVGIWGSGLTAKDLSYKLQKIGILCLAEADLHVQLTTAQALTPKDVQIVLSFSGKRKEMRIASTMAKAQGATVIAITGNKETPLAKLADYVLESISDENEWRSSSISSRTAQNTLTDLIFLALLQRRKEIAKPLVLNASMTINNLDETLLNK from the coding sequence ATGTCAGTGTTAAATGAGATCGCTTGGCTGCTACCTGAGTTAGCTGAAAGACAGCAAAAAATTGCGCAATACATTCTGGATAATCCAGAGGCTATTCTGAGCATGTCCTCTTCCCGCTTTGCCGAAAACGCTGGGGTGAGTCAATCTGCTGTCATCAAGTTTAGCCAGAAGATCGGTATGAAGGGCTTTCCTGCGCTTAAGATTGTCATCAGTGAAGAACTGGGCAGAAACAACCAATTTAAAACTTACCCGCATAAGGCGTTGCATAACGCGATCTCGTCTGAAGATTCGCTGATGGTGATGGCGCAAAAACTGGCACATGAAAAAACGGCCGCGATCATTGATACCACCAAAAAAATAAATTTCCCAATATTTCAGAAAGTTGTCGATATTATTAATAACGCCCAACGGGTGCAGATTGTCGGCATTTGGGGGTCTGGATTAACAGCAAAAGACCTGAGCTACAAACTGCAAAAGATAGGTATTCTCTGCTTAGCAGAAGCAGACCTTCACGTTCAACTCACCACCGCGCAGGCTCTGACGCCGAAGGACGTACAGATCGTGTTGTCGTTCAGCGGCAAGCGCAAAGAAATGCGTATAGCCAGTACCATGGCAAAAGCGCAGGGGGCGACGGTCATCGCCATTACAGGTAACAAGGAAACCCCTCTGGCCAAACTTGCCGATTATGTGCTGGAAAGTATTTCTGATGAAAATGAATGGCGCAGCTCTTCGATATCATCACGGACGGCGCAAAACACCCTGACAGATTTGATTTTTCTGGCGCTATTGCAGCGACGAAAAGAAATAGCCAAACCACTGGTACTTAACGCCAGTATGACCATAAATAATCTGGACGAAACGTTGTTGAATAAATAG
- the murQ gene encoding N-acetylmuramic acid 6-phosphate etherase produces the protein MKINLSQMMTESRNPASSQIDTLSTLEMLAVINAEDKKVSLAVEATLPDVAKVVDLVTEAFANGGRLIYCGAGTSGRLGILDASECPPTYGTPREQVIGLIAGGHTAILQAVENAEDNPEMGKQDLRNIEFNSRDVLVGIAASGRTPYVLGAMAYARHVGATVAAISCNQNSEMSKAADIAIEPVVGPEVVTGSSRMKAGTAQKLILNMITTSAMIRSGKVYSNLMVDVEATNAKLVQRQVNIVVEATECSPEEAESVLNECQRHCKTAIVMILGGLTAQQATAALSKNNGFIRKALQGIQV, from the coding sequence ATGAAGATTAATTTAAGCCAGATGATGACCGAAAGCCGCAATCCGGCCAGCTCTCAGATTGATACGCTGTCAACACTGGAAATGCTTGCGGTGATCAACGCGGAGGATAAAAAAGTCTCCTTAGCGGTGGAAGCCACGCTGCCAGACGTTGCCAAAGTAGTGGATTTGGTCACTGAGGCTTTTGCCAACGGGGGCAGGTTGATTTATTGCGGTGCTGGCACTTCTGGACGTCTGGGAATTCTGGATGCAAGCGAGTGCCCCCCCACCTACGGGACACCGCGAGAACAGGTTATCGGCCTGATTGCTGGTGGACATACGGCGATTCTACAGGCGGTTGAGAACGCAGAAGACAACCCTGAAATGGGGAAACAGGACCTGCGTAATATCGAGTTCAACTCGCGTGACGTCTTGGTGGGGATCGCCGCAAGTGGCCGCACACCTTATGTATTAGGCGCGATGGCTTACGCACGCCATGTCGGGGCAACGGTTGCCGCTATCTCGTGTAATCAGAACAGTGAAATGAGCAAGGCCGCAGATATTGCCATTGAGCCCGTAGTTGGCCCTGAAGTCGTCACGGGTTCATCACGCATGAAAGCAGGAACGGCGCAAAAACTGATCCTTAACATGATCACCACGAGTGCAATGATCCGCAGCGGCAAGGTCTATAGCAATCTGATGGTGGATGTTGAAGCCACCAACGCCAAGCTGGTGCAACGCCAAGTCAACATTGTGGTAGAAGCCACAGAATGCAGTCCAGAAGAAGCAGAAAGCGTACTCAATGAATGCCAGCGCCACTGTAAAACCGCGATTGTCATGATCCTAGGCGGCCTCACAGCGCAGCAGGCTACCGCAGCGTTAAGCAAGAACAACGGCTTTATTCGTAAAGCCTTACAGGGGATACAGGTATAA
- the murP gene encoding PTS N-acetylmuramic acid transporter subunit IIBC, with translation MAKITVSMIEQILQLTGGSENIIICGNCMTRLRLTLRDREQIQLDSLKKIPGVLGVVNGDDQLQIILGPGKAQTASEMMNALLSEQPRQQPGSNEQADLQSLTSQNKQQMKAKQNSAIHNFLTKFATIFTPLIPGFIAAGLLLGIATLLQQTLVVDGVTQAAWLKSLIAYMKVFSIGLFTFLSILIGHNTQKAFGGTGVNGAIIASLFILRYVPEGTVGYYAGMGDFFGMVIDPRGNIIGVLLACMLGAWIERQVRRVIPDNLDMILTSSITLLITGAITFVVIMPVGGELFKGMSWLFMHLNGNPFGTAILAGLFLISVVFGIHQGFVPVYFALMDAQGFNSLFPILAMAGAGQVGASLALFVRSPKGSLLRTQIKGAILPGLLGIGEPLIYGVTLPRLKPFVTACLGGAVGGFFVGLVAWMGLPVGLNTVFGPSGLVAIPLMTSAKGIFAGMLVYIAGIIISYIAGFILTWLFGSKNVDLS, from the coding sequence ATGGCGAAAATAACCGTTTCTATGATAGAGCAGATTTTACAGCTCACCGGCGGTAGTGAAAATATCATTATCTGCGGTAACTGTATGACCCGTCTGCGCCTGACGTTGCGTGACCGCGAGCAAATACAGCTCGATAGCCTGAAGAAAATACCGGGTGTGTTAGGGGTAGTTAACGGTGACGATCAATTGCAGATCATCCTCGGCCCAGGTAAAGCCCAGACAGCCAGCGAAATGATGAATGCGCTGTTGAGTGAGCAACCTCGGCAACAGCCGGGCAGCAACGAGCAAGCAGATTTGCAGTCCTTGACTAGCCAGAACAAGCAACAGATGAAAGCCAAACAAAATAGTGCGATACATAATTTCTTGACCAAGTTCGCCACTATTTTTACCCCATTGATCCCTGGTTTTATTGCAGCAGGGCTATTGCTAGGGATTGCAACGCTACTGCAACAAACGCTGGTCGTTGATGGCGTGACTCAAGCCGCTTGGCTGAAAAGCCTGATCGCTTACATGAAAGTATTCAGCATCGGTTTGTTTACCTTCCTGAGCATTCTGATTGGTCATAACACTCAGAAAGCCTTTGGGGGGACTGGCGTGAATGGCGCGATTATCGCGTCGCTGTTTATTTTACGCTACGTTCCAGAAGGCACTGTTGGCTATTACGCTGGGATGGGTGACTTCTTTGGCATGGTTATCGATCCGCGCGGTAACATTATTGGTGTGTTGCTGGCCTGCATGTTAGGGGCATGGATTGAACGGCAAGTGCGTCGGGTGATACCGGATAACCTGGATATGATCCTGACGTCATCGATTACCTTGTTGATCACGGGCGCGATTACTTTTGTGGTGATTATGCCCGTGGGGGGCGAGTTGTTTAAGGGGATGTCATGGCTGTTTATGCATCTTAACGGCAACCCGTTCGGCACCGCCATACTGGCTGGGCTATTTCTGATTAGCGTGGTTTTCGGCATTCATCAGGGGTTTGTGCCAGTGTATTTCGCGTTAATGGATGCACAAGGGTTTAATTCGCTATTCCCAATTCTAGCGATGGCGGGTGCTGGGCAAGTCGGGGCATCGTTAGCGTTGTTTGTTCGTTCGCCAAAAGGTTCGCTGTTGCGCACTCAGATTAAAGGAGCCATTCTCCCTGGCCTGCTGGGGATTGGGGAGCCACTCATTTATGGCGTGACGTTGCCGCGCCTGAAGCCGTTTGTGACCGCCTGCCTGGGCGGTGCTGTAGGGGGATTCTTTGTCGGTCTGGTGGCTTGGATGGGCTTGCCAGTAGGACTGAATACCGTCTTCGGCCCTTCTGGATTGGTCGCGATTCCTCTGATGACGTCAGCAAAAGGCATATTTGCAGGCATGCTAGTTTATATCGCCGGCATTATTATCTCTTATATTGCCGGTTTCATCCTGACCTGGCTGTTTGGCAGTAAGAATGTTGATTTAAGCTGA
- a CDS encoding sensor domain-containing diguanylate cyclase, translated as MRVSTHSKANYYQMPLQKLMIVFMLFIVTTVVALNGWAVFNSHQQLIDSTERNAKNLSLSLARHAEDTFLQVDILLQDLQERIDKDGLSPAQIARLGDILKSRKSTLPQLHGIFIYDEKGEWLVNSGGTKPANANNADREYFKYHQSNVSKDMHIGSVIQSRSTGDLIIPVSMRISKPDGSFNGVLLATLSLNYFKQYYGYYSMGNMDVLAILLSDGRILYGRPYDDSYVNRNVSNGPLFSEHLKQSESGTATFVSTLDHIERIYGYTKLKRYPIVIAAGFDLGLVLNKWKADRLVYGVITLILLFTITLLGLIVLRQIRMNLKNQIDLTIVRDELTSVNHTLQTLALFDGLTGLANRRQFDIFLQQTLLRIAGTQQCMALIMIDVDAFKKYNDHYGHVAGDECLRKIGNVLSNMPKRKEDLVARYGGEEFAIIITDTDKQGAATFAQRVLDAVRKEKIPHDMTLFPEKIVTISAGAYVFCVDNPPPTAASVVDIADAALYRAKNGGKNRFEVSE; from the coding sequence ATGAGGGTCAGCACGCACAGCAAAGCCAACTACTACCAAATGCCGCTGCAAAAACTGATGATTGTCTTTATGCTATTCATCGTCACCACCGTAGTGGCGCTAAACGGGTGGGCTGTATTCAACTCTCACCAACAGCTTATTGATTCCACAGAGCGAAACGCCAAAAATCTGTCTCTGTCGCTGGCGCGCCATGCTGAAGATACGTTTTTACAAGTCGATATCCTGTTACAAGATTTACAAGAACGTATCGACAAAGATGGCTTATCACCTGCACAAATAGCCAGGCTCGGCGATATTTTAAAAAGCAGAAAATCCACTCTGCCACAGCTGCATGGCATCTTCATCTACGATGAGAAAGGCGAATGGCTGGTGAATTCGGGGGGAACCAAACCCGCCAACGCCAATAACGCCGACAGAGAATATTTTAAATATCACCAAAGCAACGTCAGCAAAGACATGCACATCGGCAGCGTGATTCAAAGCCGCTCCACAGGGGATTTGATCATTCCCGTTTCCATGCGCATCAGTAAACCAGACGGTAGCTTTAACGGCGTGCTGCTCGCCACCCTCTCGCTGAACTATTTCAAACAGTATTATGGCTACTACTCCATGGGGAATATGGACGTGCTCGCCATCCTGCTTTCCGATGGTCGGATTCTCTATGGCCGGCCTTACGACGATTCATACGTCAACCGCAATGTGTCCAACGGTCCGCTCTTTTCAGAACATCTAAAACAGTCCGAAAGCGGAACGGCGACGTTTGTCTCGACGCTCGACCACATCGAGCGAATTTACGGTTACACAAAATTAAAGCGTTACCCCATCGTCATCGCAGCGGGCTTCGATCTTGGGTTAGTGCTCAACAAGTGGAAAGCCGACCGTCTGGTCTACGGTGTCATTACGCTCATTCTGCTGTTCACTATCACTCTGCTCGGCCTGATCGTCCTGCGGCAGATTCGCATGAATTTAAAAAATCAGATCGATTTAACCATCGTGCGTGATGAGCTCACGTCGGTTAACCACACCCTGCAAACGCTGGCGCTGTTCGATGGCCTGACGGGATTAGCTAACCGCCGTCAGTTTGATATTTTCCTGCAACAAACGCTCTTGCGGATTGCAGGCACGCAGCAGTGTATGGCGCTGATCATGATCGATGTCGATGCCTTCAAGAAATATAATGACCACTATGGGCACGTGGCTGGCGATGAGTGTCTGCGTAAGATTGGTAACGTCCTGAGCAACATGCCTAAGCGTAAAGAAGATTTAGTCGCCCGCTACGGCGGAGAAGAATTCGCTATTATTATCACCGACACCGATAAGCAAGGTGCCGCCACGTTCGCTCAGCGCGTACTGGATGCAGTGCGAAAGGAAAAGATCCCTCACGACATGACGCTATTTCCAGAAAAAATCGTCACCATTAGCGCCGGAGCCTATGTATTCTGCGTCGATAACCCACCGCCAACCGCAGCATCCGTTGTCGATATTGCCGATGCCGCACTGTATCGCGCCAAAAATGGGGGTAAAAACCGGTTTGAGGTCAGTGAATAG
- the folD gene encoding bifunctional methylenetetrahydrofolate dehydrogenase/methenyltetrahydrofolate cyclohydrolase FolD produces MAAKIIDGKTIAQQVKDEVAARVTQRLAEGKRAPGLAVVLVGENPASQIYVASKRKVCEEVGFISRSYDLPITTTESELLALIDRLNADQAIDGILVQLPLPEGIDNTKVIERIAPSKDVDGFHPYNVGRLCQRAPLLRACTPRGIITLLERYNIDTFGLNAVVVGASNIVGRPMSLELLLAGCTTTVTHRFTKNLRHHVENADLLVVAVGKPGFIPGEWIKPGAIVLDVGINRLESGKVVGDVEFETAQERASYISPVPGGVGPMTVATLIQNTLQACEEYHDHAE; encoded by the coding sequence ATGGCAGCAAAGATTATTGATGGTAAAACGATTGCGCAGCAGGTCAAAGACGAAGTTGCCGCGCGAGTCACGCAGCGTTTAGCTGAAGGAAAACGCGCACCAGGTCTGGCGGTTGTACTGGTCGGCGAGAATCCAGCGTCACAGATCTATGTCGCCAGCAAGCGTAAGGTATGTGAAGAAGTCGGCTTTATCTCCCGCTCTTATGATTTACCCATCACCACCACGGAATCAGAGCTGCTGGCGCTTATCGATCGGCTCAACGCTGACCAGGCGATTGACGGTATTCTGGTTCAACTCCCGCTGCCGGAAGGCATCGATAACACCAAAGTGATTGAGCGTATCGCACCAAGTAAAGATGTGGATGGCTTCCATCCTTACAACGTGGGTCGTCTGTGCCAGCGCGCGCCACTGCTGCGCGCTTGTACACCACGCGGCATCATCACGCTGCTAGAACGTTATAATATCGATACCTTCGGACTGAATGCCGTTGTGGTTGGCGCATCCAACATTGTTGGCCGCCCGATGAGTCTGGAACTGTTGCTGGCAGGCTGTACCACCACCGTTACGCACCGTTTTACCAAAAATCTGCGCCACCATGTTGAAAATGCCGACCTATTGGTTGTCGCCGTGGGCAAACCGGGCTTCATCCCTGGCGAATGGATCAAACCGGGCGCAATCGTGCTGGACGTGGGTATCAACCGTCTGGAAAGCGGTAAAGTGGTTGGCGATGTGGAATTTGAAACGGCGCAGGAACGAGCGTCTTACATTAGCCCTGTGCCGGGCGGCGTCGGCCCTATGACCGTTGCCACACTGATTCAAAATACGCTACAGGCGTGTGAAGAGTACCATGACCACGCCGAATAA
- the ybcJ gene encoding ribosome-associated protein YbcJ: protein MATFNLEKHPHVELCDLLKLLGWSESGATAKLAIAAGDVTVDGQTETRKRCKILAGQTVQFNGEKVTIAE, encoded by the coding sequence ATGGCAACCTTTAATCTTGAAAAACATCCGCACGTTGAACTGTGCGATCTCTTAAAATTGCTGGGCTGGAGTGAAAGTGGCGCAACAGCCAAGCTGGCTATCGCCGCAGGTGACGTGACCGTTGACGGCCAGACGGAAACGCGCAAGCGCTGCAAAATCCTCGCCGGGCAAACCGTTCAGTTCAATGGCGAGAAGGTAACCATCGCCGAGTAA
- the cysS gene encoding cysteine--tRNA ligase — protein MLKIFNTLSRQKEEFKPIHAGQVGMYVCGITVYDLCHIGHGRTFVAFDVVARYLRYLGYSLKYVRNVTDIDDKIIKRAIENGETSDQLTTRMIAEMHADFDALNILRPDAEPRATHHIADIIEMVETLIARRHAYVASNGDVMFSVDTAPGYGVLSRQDLDQLQAGARVEITEVKRNPMDFVLWKMSKPGEPHWSSPWGEGRPGWHIECSAMNCKQLGEHFDIHGGGSDLMFPHHENEIAQSSCAHDGPYVNYWMHSGMVMVDREKMSKSLNNFFTVRDVLAYYDPETVRYFLMSGHYRSQLNYSEDNLKQARAALERLYTALRGTDLSVEAHGGDEFEARFREAMDDDFNTPEAYSVLFDMAREVNRLKAEDVLAANQLASALRKLSGVLGLLEQDPEQFLQNGAQVDNDEVKEIEALIQQRKDARAAKDWALADQARDRLNEMGIVLEDGPQGTIWRRK, from the coding sequence ATGCTAAAGATTTTTAATACGCTGAGTCGCCAAAAAGAGGAATTTAAACCTATCCACGCCGGGCAGGTGGGAATGTATGTGTGTGGCATCACCGTTTATGACCTGTGTCATATCGGTCACGGGCGTACTTTCGTGGCGTTTGATGTGGTGGCGCGCTATTTGCGGTATCTGGGATATTCACTGAAGTATGTGCGTAATGTCACCGATATTGACGACAAAATTATTAAGCGCGCGATCGAAAATGGGGAAACCAGCGACCAATTGACGACTCGCATGATCGCAGAAATGCACGCTGATTTTGATGCCTTGAATATTCTGCGCCCGGATGCTGAGCCGCGTGCGACGCACCATATTGCCGACATTATCGAAATGGTGGAAACGCTGATTGCCCGCCGCCACGCCTATGTCGCGAGTAATGGTGATGTGATGTTCTCTGTTGATACCGCTCCGGGCTATGGCGTGCTGTCTCGTCAGGATCTGGATCAGTTGCAGGCTGGCGCGCGCGTTGAAATTACCGAAGTGAAGCGTAACCCGATGGACTTCGTACTATGGAAAATGTCCAAACCGGGTGAGCCTCATTGGTCTTCTCCGTGGGGAGAAGGGCGTCCTGGTTGGCATATAGAATGTTCTGCCATGAACTGCAAGCAGCTCGGCGAGCACTTTGATATTCACGGCGGCGGTTCAGATTTGATGTTTCCGCACCACGAAAACGAGATTGCACAATCCAGCTGTGCGCACGATGGTCCGTATGTGAACTACTGGATGCACTCCGGTATGGTGATGGTTGACCGCGAGAAGATGTCAAAATCACTCAACAATTTCTTCACCGTGCGCGATGTGTTGGCGTACTACGACCCGGAAACCGTGCGCTACTTCCTGATGTCAGGCCACTACCGTAGCCAACTGAACTACAGTGAAGATAACTTGAAACAGGCACGTGCGGCGTTAGAACGCCTGTATACCGCATTGCGCGGCACCGATCTCAGCGTTGAGGCGCACGGCGGTGACGAGTTTGAAGCTCGCTTCCGCGAAGCGATGGACGATGATTTCAACACGCCGGAAGCCTACTCGGTGTTGTTTGATATGGCGCGCGAAGTCAATCGCCTGAAAGCGGAAGATGTACTGGCGGCAAACCAACTGGCATCGGCGCTGCGTAAACTGTCTGGCGTGCTGGGTCTGCTGGAACAAGATCCTGAGCAGTTCCTGCAAAACGGTGCGCAGGTGGATAACGATGAAGTGAAAGAAATCGAAGCGTTAATCCAACAACGTAAAGATGCACGCGCGGCGAAAGACTGGGCGCTGGCCGATCAGGCACGCGATCGGTTAAACGAAATGGGCATTGTGCTGGAAGATGGCCCGCAGGGAACGATCTGGCGCCGTAAGTAA
- a CDS encoding DoxX family protein: protein MLGILDGINRLLDKPDFGKLFLRVSFSVLMLFHGWHKVHGGIGAIEGMLTNAGLPAFIGYGVYAGEVIIPILMILGIFTRPSALIFSFTMLVATLLVHPDGFFTLAKTGAWGVEGTAVFFFAGIAIALLGSGKYSVMSNPRWR, encoded by the coding sequence ATGCTGGGTATTCTGGATGGTATTAATCGTTTATTAGACAAACCGGATTTTGGCAAGCTGTTTCTGCGCGTATCTTTCAGCGTTTTGATGCTGTTCCACGGGTGGCATAAAGTGCACGGCGGAATTGGTGCGATTGAAGGTATGCTGACCAATGCTGGGCTGCCTGCTTTCATTGGTTACGGTGTCTATGCTGGCGAAGTCATCATACCGATCCTGATGATTTTAGGGATTTTTACGCGTCCTTCCGCACTGATTTTTTCCTTCACCATGCTCGTCGCGACGTTGCTGGTTCACCCTGATGGTTTCTTCACGCTGGCAAAAACCGGTGCCTGGGGTGTTGAAGGCACGGCTGTGTTCTTCTTTGCGGGTATCGCTATTGCCTTGCTTGGTAGTGGTAAATACTCTGTGATGTCGAACCCACGCTGGCGCTGA